The following coding sequences are from one Wenzhouxiangella sp. AB-CW3 window:
- a CDS encoding RrF2 family transcriptional regulator, with the protein MRLTQYTDFSLRVLIYLGLQSDRRCTIREISEAYGVSRNHLMKVVQQLAAEGYVVSTRGVGGGLTLAHPPEEMMVGDLIRAMEPDLGLVECLRPDNECVITGSCRLTGMLKEARTAFLDTLDQYSLADILHPRQLPGLSRKLGIRLIDA; encoded by the coding sequence ATGCGCCTGACTCAGTACACAGACTTCTCGCTGCGCGTCCTGATTTACCTGGGCCTGCAGTCGGACCGACGCTGCACCATCCGTGAGATATCGGAGGCCTATGGTGTGTCACGCAATCACCTGATGAAGGTCGTCCAGCAGTTGGCGGCGGAAGGCTACGTTGTCTCGACACGTGGCGTGGGTGGCGGATTGACGCTGGCGCATCCACCCGAGGAAATGATGGTCGGCGACCTCATCAGGGCCATGGAGCCAGACCTGGGCCTGGTGGAGTGTCTGCGTCCGGACAACGAATGCGTGATCACGGGCAGCTGCCGGCTTACGGGCATGCTCAAAGAGGCGCGTACGGCGTTCCTGGATACGCTCGATCAGTACAGCCTGGCCGATATTCTCCATCCCCGCCAGCTACCGGGGCTGAGCAGGAAGCTGGGCATCCGACTCATTGACGCCTGA